In the Sulfobacillus thermosulfidooxidans DSM 9293 genome, AAAAAAGATGACCGGCGCTTTGATCTGGTCCGCATGAAACAAAGGCGAGCGCTTACGGTATAACGCTTCCGCTTCAGGCCAAGGACCGACCATACTGTCCATATAGCGTGATTCAAATTTGTGGGTTTCCCTGGCTAAGGCCCCGAGATCACTGACACCAAAATAGCTGGCTCCGGCCCGAAAGACATTGCGAAAGGCTAAGCAGGCCAAGGTGGTAAATCCTCCTGCACTTCCCCCGCGAATGACCATGCGGTTCTGATCGACGAGTCCTTGTTGCGCTAAATATAGGGCTGCATTGGTGCAGTCTTCCACATCGACAACGCCCCATTGCCCTTCTAAGCGGCGACGGTAGGCACGTCCATAACCACTTGAACCACCGTAATCCACATCAGCTACAGCAAATCCGCGTGTTGTCCAGTATTGTATGGCGAGATGAAATAAAGGGGTTCCGCTGCTGGTCGGTCCGCCATGACTGATGACCATGAGCGGTGGTTTTTCACCGGGCACACCGGTAAACGCATGATTTTTAGGAGGGTAAAGATGCATATAGGCCTCTTGGTTATGGGCCGTAGGAAAAGTGATAAACGACGGCACGCTAATGTCTTCAGGATTCATGACGACGTTTTGAGATCGTTTGATGACCTGAATTTCTGTGTGTTCCCCCTGCCATGTCACGAGGGCAGCGGGTTCTTGCCAGGATCCAGCAATCATCGCGACATGGTGGTGATGAGTGACAGGCAAGGCAAAATAGGTGTAGGGCGTTTTAATCTCTGTCAAGGTATGTTTTTTGAGATCAATGAGCCCTAAATGTCGTGAACCATTTTCCATATACACGGCCACAATCTGATCAGGGGTTAAATACCCGTAAGTGGTCATGCCAAATACCCAAGGTGGCGTCCCGAATTCGGCCGCCATGGGATAAATCGCTTGGGCGGTGCCATCGACCCACTGATAGAGATTCCACCACCCACTTTCATCAGACAAAAATGTTAAGACGCCAGCGGGAGAAAACAGGGGTTGCAAAATCGATTCCGTACTTGACCCTTTAAGACGTTGTGAATTGGTGGGGTATCCTTCATGGTTTAAATCGGCGAGCCAGAGTTCTGTTCCGTCCCACGGCATTTGGGGATGATTCCATGCCAGCCAGGTTAACTGTTGACCATCAGGAGAAAGACGGGGATCGCTATAGAAATCATGACCAGACACTAACACGGTACCGCATTCATCCCCTTCGGGGTTGATGCTGACAATCGTGGTGGTCGCCTGAATATCGGAAATTCGGTGATCTTCCCTCACAGCGATAATGCGGTGGTGATGCGTATCAAAAATCATATCGGCATAGCGGATGGGGAGATCAGACGTGATGGGTTCGGGTTTTCCTCCTTGAATTTGCCGGTAAAGACGCTGGTCTTGGAAATTGCAAAAGAAGATGTCCCCATCATGAACCACGTATGCTCGTCCACCGTATTCATGAGCCCTGGTGCGGGCGTTAAAGCCAGGGGGAGTCATATCTTGAATCTCTTGGGTCAGCGGATTGAAACGGACAATGACATTACGTCCTTGCTCATGAGGACGCGTTTCAATCCAATACAGCGTGTCCCCATCGAATTGTGGTTGATCGAACGTCACGGTGTTTTGCGTAAGCATCTCTGTGCTGACGGGAGAACTCCATGATCCGTAAGGTTTTACTGCCAACACCATATCCCCTTTCCCATATCAGAAGTTGACTTCATTTATCATGAATTGTTGGGTTTGCTCTAAGCCTATCACATCTTCATGGTCGGCTCCGGTTTAAATGATGAACTCCCTGTTGGGATAATGCTGTGCGTCAAGTGAAGGTCATTGATAACGAGTGCCAGATGAAGACAGGATGATGTCGGTCCGACTTCCCGAAGAGGATTTTTCTTGTTCCGGTAGGCAGCAATGATGAGTGTTGGTGTACTCTAAAATCGTAACGATTGGGGTGTTGTTAACGGTCAGTTTACCGGATAAATAGAATATAGTTTCGATGGCAGAGAGGAGATCATTGGGACGATGAGTGAATTGATCACGCGGCAGGGGACGATTTATTACGAGGTAACGGGTAATGGGCCGAGTGTGCTGTTCCTCCATTCTGCTCTTACTGATCACAGACAGTGGCGCGATCAAGTTAATGCATTGTCCCCGAGCTACCGTTGTATTACCTATGATTTGTTGGGATCGGGATTGAGCGACAATGCCCCTGACGATTACGATCCCACAGATACGCTTCTCGCGCTTTTAGATCATTTGAAGGTGGATAGGGTGGCATTGGTGGGATCGTCCATGGGCGGCTCAATATCGATCCATGCAGCGACCCGTTACCCTGGTCGCATCCAATCGATCGTCTTGATGGGTACCGGACTCTTTGGCTTTCAACCCGTGCTCAATACCCCTGAGCCGACTATCTACCAGGAATATGAAGCGGCTTTAGCAAACCATGATATTGACCGACTTGTCGATTTGGCCGAGGCCATTTGGCTCATTGGCATCAGCGGTCGTGAAGAGCATGTGTCCAAGCCTTATCGCGAGTTGTTCCGCTTGATGTACCGGGAATTGCTTAGGAAACATGGGGAATTTCCCCAGTACCGGGATATGGATGATACAGGCGCGACCAGAAATCTCAACATGCCCGTTATGGTCGTTGTCGGGGATCATGATACGGCTTTTTGCTTAGCGGTGACTAACTATTTCGAACAGACTTTGCCGGGGGTCAACATTATCCGCATGCCGGGTGTCGCCCATTTCCCCAACTTGTCCAAGCCCCAGGTCGTAAATGAATTACTCTTAGAGTGGCTTAAAAAGAACAACGAATAAGACGTCAAGACCTTTCGCTAAACAAAAGCGTCAAATATATGAAGGGAATAATCGACTTTCGCAGCCGTAAGCTCTTGATTATCTGAGGTGCTTAGGCAAAAGACGGTATGATGAAAAGGCTTAAACAGCACCCGGGTTTTAGAGTGGTTAATAGGATTCTTGGATTAGCAAAAAACTATGAGTTCATCAGCGATCGTAGCATCCCGTTTGAGCTGAGCGTATATCTAAATCTGTTTGGGAATGCCTCTTTGCCGTCAACTGCCAAACGGATGCGACTTAGGTACGTTTTGGCGTTCTTTTGTTGCATGGATTTCATCACTCTTCGCACTGCTCTCCAACAGGCTAAAGAGATGGTTTTTCGTTCATGCTATGGACCACCCCGTTTATACCTCTGCATAAACCATCATCCCTCATAGACGCAACATGTACTCGAAGGGGCTCTTCAGGGGAGAAATGCTATCTGGGGACGACATGTGGTTGGTGTTTATCAAATTTCCATGGCGAAGGTCAACTCTTCTGTCCTGACAGGAAGGATTTCCGTGCCCAAAATATCTGAATACGTTAAGCCTAACATCGAGACAGATAGGAATTTTAGGCCCTGGTCATTTTCGATCACCCATTAGCAGCTCCCAGGAAAGCATTTCTCTTAGCCGTTGAAAACCGATTTTCTTATTTTATGATCTTTCATCAATAGGAAAATTTATCTCATATCAGCGAGACTAGTTTTTTCCTAGATGAGCACGTAAGGGTGGTTTTTCTGTTTGATATTGCCTCCATAACGAGGTCATTAACACTAACGGGATCAAAGGGGCCCACGCAATATGATGCAGAACGGTGGCTAACAGCAGAACCAATCCAGAAGCCATCACGGCGGCGACATGATAGTTGTCCCCTGCCGTTTTACTTTGGATACTTTTCATCAGGGCTGTTGCTTCTCCTAATACCCATGACAAAATTAAAGAAGTGACAAA is a window encoding:
- a CDS encoding alpha/beta fold hydrolase — encoded protein: MSELITRQGTIYYEVTGNGPSVLFLHSALTDHRQWRDQVNALSPSYRCITYDLLGSGLSDNAPDDYDPTDTLLALLDHLKVDRVALVGSSMGGSISIHAATRYPGRIQSIVLMGTGLFGFQPVLNTPEPTIYQEYEAALANHDIDRLVDLAEAIWLIGISGREEHVSKPYRELFRLMYRELLRKHGEFPQYRDMDDTGATRNLNMPVMVVVGDHDTAFCLAVTNYFEQTLPGVNIIRMPGVAHFPNLSKPQVVNELLLEWLKKNNE
- a CDS encoding alpha/beta hydrolase family protein — translated: MVLAVKPYGSWSSPVSTEMLTQNTVTFDQPQFDGDTLYWIETRPHEQGRNVIVRFNPLTQEIQDMTPPGFNARTRAHEYGGRAYVVHDGDIFFCNFQDQRLYRQIQGGKPEPITSDLPIRYADMIFDTHHHRIIAVREDHRISDIQATTTIVSINPEGDECGTVLVSGHDFYSDPRLSPDGQQLTWLAWNHPQMPWDGTELWLADLNHEGYPTNSQRLKGSSTESILQPLFSPAGVLTFLSDESGWWNLYQWVDGTAQAIYPMAAEFGTPPWVFGMTTYGYLTPDQIVAVYMENGSRHLGLIDLKKHTLTEIKTPYTYFALPVTHHHHVAMIAGSWQEPAALVTWQGEHTEIQVIKRSQNVVMNPEDISVPSFITFPTAHNQEAYMHLYPPKNHAFTGVPGEKPPLMVISHGGPTSSGTPLFHLAIQYWTTRGFAVADVDYGGSSGYGRAYRRRLEGQWGVVDVEDCTNAALYLAQQGLVDQNRMVIRGGSAGGFTTLACLAFRNVFRAGASYFGVSDLGALARETHKFESRYMDSMVGPWPEAEALYRKRSPLFHADQIKAPVIFFQGLDDKIVLPNQAEMMVEKLKENHIPVAYIAFPEEGHGFRQAQNIKRATEAELYFYSRVLGFSLAEAIDPVPIENLA